One stretch of Apis cerana isolate GH-2021 linkage group LG8, AcerK_1.0, whole genome shotgun sequence DNA includes these proteins:
- the LOC107996478 gene encoding GRB10-interacting GYF protein 2 isoform X2 produces the protein MTDSMKFGPEWLRNLSGDTCNNSGGGGGTTSLTTPRYQLAEHRYGREEMLILFDRNCKPPELLTNFSSLYVEKTQLPLALIQMTEDETRMWNGGITNGGRGRGGSVDRGGRGRNGRGSLYSSHYSRGVGFDDSGDGSRIDSQSFQGRNRPFDRSQSERSWSERNGASDPGEWNGSTSPRKELSRGASGSSLMESNWRRHRGGTEDDDGWRKWGGRSSWRESGSMDRDRLERNEGDSEEGRSSGGRWEHRGSHRVTHDSSHHPPPRTTRTWESNHDNNHDNLPEWATENPSESGGSFDASGAFHGGMYSDDDEDGVISAGGTQESRTRRVSEGSAANIKKSGSKSLSYSTTQGQITSRNTNSSTSTINKERPKSLHPLDDKNDCIDKERRSSSPGKLPITITDSTPTKTSTSSETPQKRNTVVASTEQIETEKITSMDSEINKSPSKEKKKEDIEAETKMDSIPVTAKKQVPLQIESQKVGHNTETNDVRQKSEDDLDRMKEEADALVAKLMADEENHREKTASIPPSIGNQSSTVPSTNGQEKWFYRDPQGEVQGPFLASEMAEWCKAGYFTAGLMVRRTCDERYTTLGDLVKMCGRIPFTPGPPIPPLKLADQVIPPVPNTVPAGMSALSKTSIEDPLLLLQYQHMRLLQNQQLLLRQMRTSAIAKLSQSEHWATLSPMEQNQLIFQCVIQDSEIPEVPISTNPFVPHLSSQASNPVMQLFTQMQQAKTQPETHLTSNPHSTTATHPPTVDPIQQLIQQMGGMQNIPGIQQSSTPTATQEDNPIKSLLRQLNVNANGHPQTSHIDTVWPQPPPQINPQFNAQNWLAQVGPIPAVPPGQLPTSLWDLHTKEIKTEQQILEEQNLRLQEDRKKEELRKQEELQRQVEEENAKRKKEEQAKQEEEEAKRKDEERKKKEEEKKRKEEEKRKQEEERKKKEEKKRKEEEKKREEKRKQEEENLRKKQEEEKRKKEELKRQEEKQKKEEEKRKKLEEEQRKQEEERMRREAEARKQAEVEEQARRAEQRRREADALRRLQERSKAPWAQAPRAPTPATPAASLAEIQRLEREKKAEEQRFQQIMQQQLAQQKAIEAAQEASVTDSSKRLQFKWAEKTTGSTKSIPVKSLAQIQQEEQERIAKQQERERQEKAGQKESTNVLQNAGIWGTASQCLNWANSSSSNNSQPWSNNSGSSGFWDDPTPMKSSTTAKSIKQASTAKAPTANQQQQQSNKANKSKNKREEELVKKLFEQNTAKTDDFTQWCNKALSGLQVSVDIPTFVGFLRDIESAYEVKEYVRDYLGDNKQSSEFAKQFLEKRSKWRSAQRPQAQADDLCKPAPAVNPNAPTEFQEVKGKSKKPKKGKMYKVDNRILGFSVTAAPDRINVGDRDYGEGV, from the exons ATGACGGATTCTATGAAATTTGGTCCAGAATG GTTGCGCAATCTATCTGGAGACACTTGCAATaatagtggtggtggtggaggtACTACAAGTTTAACTACTCCACGTTATCAATTAGCTGAACATAGATATGGGCGAGAAGAAatgttgattttatttgatcgtAATTGTAAACCTCCTGAATTATTGACAAATTTCTCATCATTATATGTTGAGAAAACTCAACTTCCTTTAGCTCTTATACAAATGACAGAAGATGAAAcg cgaATGTGGAATGGAGGAATAACTAATGGTGGTCGAGGAAGAGGTGGAAGTGTGGATCGTGGAGGGCGAGGAAGAAATGGAAGAGGTAGCTTATATTCCTCTCATTATTCCCGTGGTGTTGGTTTCGATGATTCAGGAGATGGATCTCGAATCGACAGTCAATCATTTCAA gGAAGAAATCGCCCATTTGATAGGTCTCAAAGTGAACGTAGTTGGTCAGAAAGAAATGGGGCTTCAGATCCAGGTGAATGGAATGGTTCTACTAGTCCTAGAAAGGAATTAAGTCGTGGAGCTAGTGGTAGTTCTCTTATGGAAAGTAATTGGCGACGTCATCGTGGTGGTACAGAAGACGATGATGGTTGGCGAAAATGGg gaGGCAGAAGTAGTTGGCGTGAAAGTGGGAGCATGGACAGAGATAGATTAGAGAGAAATGAAGGAGATAGCGAAGAAGGACGGAGTAGTGGTGGTAGATGGGAACATCGTGGAAGTCATAGAGTCACACACGATTCAAGCCATCATCCACCCCCTCGTACAACACGTACTTGGGAATCAAATCATGATAATAATCATGACAATCTTCCTGaatg gGCTACTGAAAATCCTAGTGAAAGTGGAGGAAGTTTTGATGCTTCAGGTGCATTCCATGGTGGAATGTATTCAGATGATGATGAAGATGGAGTGATTAGTGCAGGTGGTACTCAAGAATCAAGGACTCGACGTGTTTCTGAAGGAAGTGCtgctaatataaaaaaatctggtAGTAAATCTTTATCCTATAGTACAACTCAAGGACAAATAACGAGTCGTAATACCAATAGTAGCACTAgtacaataaataaagaacGACCGAAGTCCTTGCATCCGctcgatgataaaaatgattgtaTCGATAAAGAAAGGAGAAGCAGTTCTCCAGGAAAACTGCCTATTACAATAACAGATAGTACCCCTACTAAAACTTCAACATCATCTGAAACTCCACAGAAAAGAAATACAGTAGTGGCAAGTACAGAGCAaatagaaacagaaaaaataacaTCTATGGATTCAGAAATCAATAAATCTCCtagtaaagaaaagaaaaaagaagatatagaAGCAGAAACAAAAATGGATTCTATTCCTGTCACTGCAAAGAAACAAGTCCCGTTACAAATAGAGTCTCAAAAAGTAGGTCATAATACGGAAACAAATGATGTGAGACAAAAGTCGGAAGACGATTTGGATAGAATGAAAGAAGAAGCCGATGCATTAGTTGCTAAATTGATGGCGGATGAAGAAAACCATAGGGAGAAAACAGCTAGTATACCGCCTTCTATTGGTAACCAATCTTCTACAGTTCCATCTACAAATGGACAGGAGAAATGGTTTTACCGTGATCCACAGGGTGAAGTTCAGGGTCCGTTCTTAGCAAGTGAAATGGCGGAATGGTGTAAAGCTGGTTATTTCACTGCTGGATTAATGGTAAGAAGAACTTGTGACGAGCGATATACCACATTGGGAGATTTAGTGAAGATGTGTGGTAGAATACCATTTACACCTGGACCTCCTATTCCTCCTTTAAag ttAGCGGATCAGGTAATACCACCTGTTCCTAACACTGTACCAGCTGGTATGAGTGCACTATCAAAAACTAGTATAGAAGATCCCCTTCTTCTGCTGCAGTATCAACATATGCGTTTGTTACAAAATCAACAATTGCTTTTAAGACAAATGCGAACATCAGCTATAGCAAAACTTTCTCAATCTGAACATTGGGCAACTTTAAGTCCTATGGAACaaaatcaattgatttttcaatgcgTTATTCAAGATTCAGAGATTCCAGAGGTACCAATTTCTACAAATCCATTTGTACCTCATCTTTCATCTCAAGCTTCAAATCCAGTTATGCAACTTTTCACACAAATGCAACAG gccAAAACGCAACCAGAAACTCATTTAACATCAAATCCACATTCAACTACAGCAACACATCCACCTACAGTTGATCCTATACAACAACTTATACAACAAATGGGTGGTATGCAAAATATACCGGGAATTCAACAATCAAGTACACCAACTGCGACACAAGAAGATAATCCCATAAAATCCTTATTACGTCAACTAAATGTTAACGCAAACGGTCATCCACAAACATCTCATATTGATACGGTTTGGCCACAACCTCCGCCACAGATAAATCCACAATTTAATGCACAGAATTGGTTAGCGCAA gtTGGACCGATACCAGCTGTTCCTCCTGGTCAATTACCTACATCATTATGGGATTTGCAcactaaagaaataaagacTGAACAACAAATATTg gAAGAACAGAATCTTCGATTACAAgaagatagaaagaaagaagaacttCGGAAACAAGAGGAATTACAACGTCaagttgaagaagaaaatgcgaaaagaaaaaaagaagaacaagctaaacaagaagaagaagaagcaaaacgaaaagatgaagaaagaaagaaaaaagaagaagaaaaaaaacgaaaagaagaagagaaacgtaaacaagaagaagaaagaaagaaaaaagaagaaaagaaacgtaaagaagaagaaaaaaagcgagaggaaaaacgaaaacaggaagaagaaaatttaagaaaaaaacaagaagaggaaaaaagaaaaaaagaagaacttaaaagacaagaagaaaaacagaaaaaagaagaagaaaaaagaaaaaaattggaagaagaacaaagaaaacaggaggaagaaagaatgcg AAGAGAAGCAGAAGCACGTAAACAAGCTGAAGTTGAAGAACAAGCTCGGCGAGCAGAACAAAGGCGACGAGAAGCAGATGCACTTCGCAGATTACAAGAACGAAGTAAAGCACCATGGGCGCAAGCACCTCGAGCACCTACTCCGGCAACTCCTGCTGCTTCACTTGCTGAAATTCAGAGACttgaacgagaaaaaaaagcg GAAGAACAGCGATTTCAACAAATAATGCAGCAACAATTAGCACAGCAGAAAGCCATAGAAGCAGCACAAGAAGCATCGGTAACTGATTCTTCTAAAAGATTACAATTTAAGTGGGCAGAAAAAACTACAGGTTCTACTAAATCTATACCAGTAAAAAGTCTCGCTCAAATTCAACAAGAAGAGCAGGAACGGATCGCCAAG CAACAAGAAAGGGAACGTCAAGAAAAGGCAGGACAAAAAGAATCAACGAACGTACTGCAAAATGCTGGAATATGGGGTACTGCATCTCAATGTTTGAATTGGGCTAATTCAAGTAGCTCTAATAATAGTCAACCTTGGTCGAACAATAGTGGTAGTAGTGGTTTTTGGGATGATCCTACGCCAATGAAATCTTCTACAACCGCAAAATCTATTAAACAAGCTAGTACTGCAAAGGCTCCTACTGCCAatcagcaacaacaacaaagtAATAAAGCAAATAAAAGTAAGAATAAACGGGAAGAAGAACtagtaaagaaattatttgaacaaaaCACTGCCAAGACAGATGATTTTACGCAATGGTGCAACAAAGCTCTGAGTGGTTTACAAGTCTCTGTAGACA TCCCTACATTTGTTGGATTTTTGCGAGATATTGAATCTGCTTATGAAGTAAAAGAATATGTTCGAGATTATCTTGGTGATAACAAACAAAGTTCAGAATTTGCAAagcaatttttagaaaaacgtAGTAAGTGGCGATCGGCCCAACGACCTCAAGCACAAGCGGATGATTTATGTAAACCAGCACCTGCTGTTAATCCTAATGCACCTACGGAATTTCAGGAAGTAAAG GGAAAGTCAAAGAAGccaaagaagggaaaaatgtACAAAGTTGATAATAGAATTCTTGGCTTTAGTGTAACTGCAGCCCCTGATCGTATCAATGTAGGTGATCGCGATTATGGGGAAGGTGTTTGA
- the LOC107996478 gene encoding GRB10-interacting GYF protein 2 isoform X1, whose protein sequence is MTDSMKFGPEWLRNLSGDTCNNSGGGGGTTSLTTPRYQLAEHRYGREEMLILFDRNCKPPELLTNFSSLYVEKTQLPLALIQMTEDETRMWNGGITNGGRGRGGSVDRGGRGRNGRGSLYSSHYSRGVGFDDSGDGSRIDSQSFQGRNRPFDRSQSERSWSERNGASDPGEWNGSTSPRKELSRGASGSSLMESNWRRHRGGTEDDDGWRKWGGRSSWRESGSMDRDRLERNEGDSEEGRSSGGRWEHRGSHRVTHDSSHHPPPRTTRTWESNHDNNHDNLPEWATENPSESGGSFDASGAFHGGMYSDDDEDGVISAGGTQESRTRRVSEGSAANIKKSGSKSLSYSTTQGQITSRNTNSSTSTINKERPKSLHPLDDKNDCIDKERRSSSPGKLPITITDSTPTKTSTSSETPQKRNTVVASTEQIETEKITSMDSEINKSPSKEKKKEDIEAETKMDSIPVTAKKQVPLQIESQKVGHNTETNDVRQKSEDDLDRMKEEADALVAKLMADEENHREKTASIPPSIGNQSSTVPSTNGQEKWFYRDPQGEVQGPFLASEMAEWCKAGYFTAGLMVRRTCDERYTTLGDLVKMCGRIPFTPGPPIPPLKLADQVIPPVPNTVPAGMSALSKTSIEDPLLLLQYQHMRLLQNQQLLLRQMRTSAIAKLSQSEHWATLSPMEQNQLIFQCVIQDSEIPEVPISTNPFVPHLSSQASNPVMQLFTQMQQAKTQPETHLTSNPHSTTATHPPTVDPIQQLIQQMGGMQNIPGIQQSSTPTATQEDNPIKSLLRQLNVNANGHPQTSHIDTVWPQPPPQINPQFNAQNWLAQVGPIPAVPPGQLPTSLWDLHTKEIKTEQQILEEQNLRLQEDRKKEELRKQEELQRQVEEENAKRKKEEQAKQEEEEAKRKDEERKKKEEEKKRKEEEKRKQEEERKKKEEKKRKEEEKKREEKRKQEEENLRKKQEEEKRKKEELKRQEEKQKKEEEKRKKLEEEQRKQEEERMRREAEARKQAEVEEQARRAEQRRREADALRRLQERSKAPWAQAPRAPTPATPAASLAEIQRLEREKKAEEQRFQQIMQQQLAQQKAIEAAQEASVTDSSKRLQFKWAEKTTGSTKSIPVKSLAQIQQEEQERIAKVKQQERERQEKAGQKESTNVLQNAGIWGTASQCLNWANSSSSNNSQPWSNNSGSSGFWDDPTPMKSSTTAKSIKQASTAKAPTANQQQQQSNKANKSKNKREEELVKKLFEQNTAKTDDFTQWCNKALSGLQVSVDIPTFVGFLRDIESAYEVKEYVRDYLGDNKQSSEFAKQFLEKRSKWRSAQRPQAQADDLCKPAPAVNPNAPTEFQEVKGKSKKPKKGKMYKVDNRILGFSVTAAPDRINVGDRDYGEGV, encoded by the exons ATGACGGATTCTATGAAATTTGGTCCAGAATG GTTGCGCAATCTATCTGGAGACACTTGCAATaatagtggtggtggtggaggtACTACAAGTTTAACTACTCCACGTTATCAATTAGCTGAACATAGATATGGGCGAGAAGAAatgttgattttatttgatcgtAATTGTAAACCTCCTGAATTATTGACAAATTTCTCATCATTATATGTTGAGAAAACTCAACTTCCTTTAGCTCTTATACAAATGACAGAAGATGAAAcg cgaATGTGGAATGGAGGAATAACTAATGGTGGTCGAGGAAGAGGTGGAAGTGTGGATCGTGGAGGGCGAGGAAGAAATGGAAGAGGTAGCTTATATTCCTCTCATTATTCCCGTGGTGTTGGTTTCGATGATTCAGGAGATGGATCTCGAATCGACAGTCAATCATTTCAA gGAAGAAATCGCCCATTTGATAGGTCTCAAAGTGAACGTAGTTGGTCAGAAAGAAATGGGGCTTCAGATCCAGGTGAATGGAATGGTTCTACTAGTCCTAGAAAGGAATTAAGTCGTGGAGCTAGTGGTAGTTCTCTTATGGAAAGTAATTGGCGACGTCATCGTGGTGGTACAGAAGACGATGATGGTTGGCGAAAATGGg gaGGCAGAAGTAGTTGGCGTGAAAGTGGGAGCATGGACAGAGATAGATTAGAGAGAAATGAAGGAGATAGCGAAGAAGGACGGAGTAGTGGTGGTAGATGGGAACATCGTGGAAGTCATAGAGTCACACACGATTCAAGCCATCATCCACCCCCTCGTACAACACGTACTTGGGAATCAAATCATGATAATAATCATGACAATCTTCCTGaatg gGCTACTGAAAATCCTAGTGAAAGTGGAGGAAGTTTTGATGCTTCAGGTGCATTCCATGGTGGAATGTATTCAGATGATGATGAAGATGGAGTGATTAGTGCAGGTGGTACTCAAGAATCAAGGACTCGACGTGTTTCTGAAGGAAGTGCtgctaatataaaaaaatctggtAGTAAATCTTTATCCTATAGTACAACTCAAGGACAAATAACGAGTCGTAATACCAATAGTAGCACTAgtacaataaataaagaacGACCGAAGTCCTTGCATCCGctcgatgataaaaatgattgtaTCGATAAAGAAAGGAGAAGCAGTTCTCCAGGAAAACTGCCTATTACAATAACAGATAGTACCCCTACTAAAACTTCAACATCATCTGAAACTCCACAGAAAAGAAATACAGTAGTGGCAAGTACAGAGCAaatagaaacagaaaaaataacaTCTATGGATTCAGAAATCAATAAATCTCCtagtaaagaaaagaaaaaagaagatatagaAGCAGAAACAAAAATGGATTCTATTCCTGTCACTGCAAAGAAACAAGTCCCGTTACAAATAGAGTCTCAAAAAGTAGGTCATAATACGGAAACAAATGATGTGAGACAAAAGTCGGAAGACGATTTGGATAGAATGAAAGAAGAAGCCGATGCATTAGTTGCTAAATTGATGGCGGATGAAGAAAACCATAGGGAGAAAACAGCTAGTATACCGCCTTCTATTGGTAACCAATCTTCTACAGTTCCATCTACAAATGGACAGGAGAAATGGTTTTACCGTGATCCACAGGGTGAAGTTCAGGGTCCGTTCTTAGCAAGTGAAATGGCGGAATGGTGTAAAGCTGGTTATTTCACTGCTGGATTAATGGTAAGAAGAACTTGTGACGAGCGATATACCACATTGGGAGATTTAGTGAAGATGTGTGGTAGAATACCATTTACACCTGGACCTCCTATTCCTCCTTTAAag ttAGCGGATCAGGTAATACCACCTGTTCCTAACACTGTACCAGCTGGTATGAGTGCACTATCAAAAACTAGTATAGAAGATCCCCTTCTTCTGCTGCAGTATCAACATATGCGTTTGTTACAAAATCAACAATTGCTTTTAAGACAAATGCGAACATCAGCTATAGCAAAACTTTCTCAATCTGAACATTGGGCAACTTTAAGTCCTATGGAACaaaatcaattgatttttcaatgcgTTATTCAAGATTCAGAGATTCCAGAGGTACCAATTTCTACAAATCCATTTGTACCTCATCTTTCATCTCAAGCTTCAAATCCAGTTATGCAACTTTTCACACAAATGCAACAG gccAAAACGCAACCAGAAACTCATTTAACATCAAATCCACATTCAACTACAGCAACACATCCACCTACAGTTGATCCTATACAACAACTTATACAACAAATGGGTGGTATGCAAAATATACCGGGAATTCAACAATCAAGTACACCAACTGCGACACAAGAAGATAATCCCATAAAATCCTTATTACGTCAACTAAATGTTAACGCAAACGGTCATCCACAAACATCTCATATTGATACGGTTTGGCCACAACCTCCGCCACAGATAAATCCACAATTTAATGCACAGAATTGGTTAGCGCAA gtTGGACCGATACCAGCTGTTCCTCCTGGTCAATTACCTACATCATTATGGGATTTGCAcactaaagaaataaagacTGAACAACAAATATTg gAAGAACAGAATCTTCGATTACAAgaagatagaaagaaagaagaacttCGGAAACAAGAGGAATTACAACGTCaagttgaagaagaaaatgcgaaaagaaaaaaagaagaacaagctaaacaagaagaagaagaagcaaaacgaaaagatgaagaaagaaagaaaaaagaagaagaaaaaaaacgaaaagaagaagagaaacgtaaacaagaagaagaaagaaagaaaaaagaagaaaagaaacgtaaagaagaagaaaaaaagcgagaggaaaaacgaaaacaggaagaagaaaatttaagaaaaaaacaagaagaggaaaaaagaaaaaaagaagaacttaaaagacaagaagaaaaacagaaaaaagaagaagaaaaaagaaaaaaattggaagaagaacaaagaaaacaggaggaagaaagaatgcg AAGAGAAGCAGAAGCACGTAAACAAGCTGAAGTTGAAGAACAAGCTCGGCGAGCAGAACAAAGGCGACGAGAAGCAGATGCACTTCGCAGATTACAAGAACGAAGTAAAGCACCATGGGCGCAAGCACCTCGAGCACCTACTCCGGCAACTCCTGCTGCTTCACTTGCTGAAATTCAGAGACttgaacgagaaaaaaaagcg GAAGAACAGCGATTTCAACAAATAATGCAGCAACAATTAGCACAGCAGAAAGCCATAGAAGCAGCACAAGAAGCATCGGTAACTGATTCTTCTAAAAGATTACAATTTAAGTGGGCAGAAAAAACTACAGGTTCTACTAAATCTATACCAGTAAAAAGTCTCGCTCAAATTCAACAAGAAGAGCAGGAACGGATCGCCAAGGTAAAG CAACAAGAAAGGGAACGTCAAGAAAAGGCAGGACAAAAAGAATCAACGAACGTACTGCAAAATGCTGGAATATGGGGTACTGCATCTCAATGTTTGAATTGGGCTAATTCAAGTAGCTCTAATAATAGTCAACCTTGGTCGAACAATAGTGGTAGTAGTGGTTTTTGGGATGATCCTACGCCAATGAAATCTTCTACAACCGCAAAATCTATTAAACAAGCTAGTACTGCAAAGGCTCCTACTGCCAatcagcaacaacaacaaagtAATAAAGCAAATAAAAGTAAGAATAAACGGGAAGAAGAACtagtaaagaaattatttgaacaaaaCACTGCCAAGACAGATGATTTTACGCAATGGTGCAACAAAGCTCTGAGTGGTTTACAAGTCTCTGTAGACA TCCCTACATTTGTTGGATTTTTGCGAGATATTGAATCTGCTTATGAAGTAAAAGAATATGTTCGAGATTATCTTGGTGATAACAAACAAAGTTCAGAATTTGCAAagcaatttttagaaaaacgtAGTAAGTGGCGATCGGCCCAACGACCTCAAGCACAAGCGGATGATTTATGTAAACCAGCACCTGCTGTTAATCCTAATGCACCTACGGAATTTCAGGAAGTAAAG GGAAAGTCAAAGAAGccaaagaagggaaaaatgtACAAAGTTGATAATAGAATTCTTGGCTTTAGTGTAACTGCAGCCCCTGATCGTATCAATGTAGGTGATCGCGATTATGGGGAAGGTGTTTGA
- the LOC107996472 gene encoding phosphatidylinositol N-acetylglucosaminyltransferase subunit A → MNNIILLYKSCCNLVIKMNSIKHKICMVSDFFYPNMGGVEEHIFNLSQCLLERGHKVVVLTHSYGDRIGIRYMTNGLKVYYIPVKVFYNQCVLPTMICSIPLIRYIYLREEIQIVHGHSAFSALAHEGMLIGRLMGLKTIFTDHSLFGFADASAILTNKFLEISLADCNHCICVSHTGKENTVLRAKVLKEKVSVIPNAVDTTLFMPDINKRDDNFITIVIVSRLVYRKGVDLLARIIPDLCSRYQDVQFLIAGDGPKRWLIEEVRERNLLQHRVTLLGSLEHSQIRHVLNKGHIFLNTSLTEAYCMAIVEAASCGLQVVSTKVGGIPEVLPPDLIYLVEPTVPALIEGLESAITNYKKGNIRCPMEMHKKISLFYNWFNITKRTEVVYNLVKQESNKNLGQQLVSYIRSGVLPYLLVISLCYIILQILEILVPRKYIDIAKEYTETDVINPQEKIKEN, encoded by the exons atgaataatattattttattatataagtcaTGTTGCAATTTAGTTATCAAAATGAACagcataaaacataaaatatg TATGGTATCTGATTTCTTTTATCCTAATATGGGTGGTGTTGaagaacatatttttaatttatctcaatGTTTATTAGAACGTGGACATAAAGTTGTAGTGCTTACTCATTCCTATGGTGATAGAATTGGAATACGTTATATGACAAATGGTTTAaaa gtaTATTATATACCAGTAAAAGTATTTTACAATCAATGTGTTCTTCCCACAATGATTTGTTCTATTCCCctcattagatatatttatttaagagaagaaattcaaatagTGCATGGTCATTCTGCATTCTCTGCTCTTGCTCATGAAGGAATGTTAATTGGCCGTTTAATGGGACTGAAA ACTATTTTTACAGATCATTCACTTTTTGGCTTTGCGGATGCATCtgcaattttaacaaataaatttttagaaatatcattAGCTGATTGCAATCATTGTATATGTGTATCACATactggaaaagaaaatacagtATTAAGagcaaaagttttaaaagagaaagttTCTGTTATTCCAAATGCAGTTGATACAACATTATTTATGcctgatattaataaaagagatgATAATTTTA TTACAATAGTTATTGTATCGCGATTAGTATATCGCAAAGGTGTCGATTTATTAGCTCGCATTATACCCGATCTTTGTAGTCGATACCAAgatgttcaatttttaattgctgGTGATGGTCCTAAAAGATGGCTCATAGAAGAAGTACGAGAAAGAAACTTATTACAACATAGAGTTACATTACTTGGAAGTTTGGAACATTCTCAAATTAGgcatgtattaaataaaggacatatatttcttaatacaaGTTTGACAGAAGCATATTGTATGGCAATCGTTGAAGCTGCGTCATGCgg tttacaAGTTGTTTCAACAAAAGTTGGTGGTATACCTGAAGTATTACCtcctgatttaatttatttagtagAACCTACAGTACCTGCTCTTATTGAAGGATTAGAATCTgctattacaaattataaaaaaggcAATATTAGATGTCCAATggaaatgcataaaaaaataagtttattttataactggtttaatattactaaaagAACGGAAGTAGTATACAATTTAGTAAAAcaagaaagtaataaaaatttaggtCAACAATTAGTAAGCTATATTCGAAGTGGAGTATTACCTTATTTACTTGTCATATCCTTATGCtacattattttacaaattttagaaattcttgTACCTCGAAAG TATATTGATATTGCAAAAGAATATACTGAAACTGATGTCATAAATcctcaagaaaaaataaaagaaaattaa